Proteins encoded in a region of the Eschrichtius robustus isolate mEscRob2 chromosome 14, mEscRob2.pri, whole genome shotgun sequence genome:
- the SF3A1 gene encoding splicing factor 3A subunit 1, translating into MPAGPVQAVPPPPPAATEPKQPMEEEASSKEDSTPSKPVVGIIYPPPEVRNIVDKTASFVARNGPEFEARIRQNEINNPKFNFLNPNDPYHAYYRHKVSEFKEGKAQEPSAAIPKVMQQQQQATQQQLPQKVQAQVIQETIVPKEPPPEFEFIADPPSISAFDLDVVKLTAQFVARNGRQFLTQLMQKEQRNYQFDFLRPQHSLFNYFTKLVEQYTKILIPPKGLFTKLKKEAENPREVLDQVCYRVEWAKFQERERKKEEEEKEKERVAYAQIDWHDFVVVETVDFQPNEQGNFPPPTTPEELGARILIQERYEKFGESEEVEMEVESDEEDEKQEKAEEPPSQLDQDTQVQDMDEGSDDEEEGQKVPPPPETPMPPPLPPTPDQVIVRKDYDPKASKPLPPAPAPDEYLVSPITGEKIPASKMQEHMRIGLLDPRWLEQRDRSIREKQSDDEVYAPGLDIESSLKQLAERRTDIFGVEETAIGKKIGEEEIQKPEEKVTWDGHSGSMARTQQAAQANITLQEQIEAIHKAKGLVPEDDTKEKIGPSKPNEIPQQPPPPSSATNIPSSAPPITSVPRPPAMPPPVRTTVVSAVPVMPRPPMASVVRLPPGSVIAPMPPIIHAPRINVVPMPPSAPPIMAPRPPPMIVPTAFVPAPPVAPVPAPAPMPPVHPPPPMEDEPASKKLKTEDSLMPEEEFLRRNKGPVSIKVQVPNMQDKTEWKLNGQVLVFTLPLTDQVSVIKVKIHEATGMPAGKQKLQYEGIFIKDSNSLAYYNMANGAIIHLALKERGGRKK; encoded by the exons aaaCGGACCTGAATTTGAAGCTAGGATACGACAGAACGAGATCAACAACCCCAAGTTCAACTTCCTGAACCCCAATGACCCTTACCATGCCTACTACCGCCACAAGGTCAGCGAGTTCAAGGAGGGGAAAGCCCAGGAGCCCTCGGCTGCCAtccccaaggtcatgcagcagcagcagcaagccaCCCAGCAGCAGCTGCCCCAGAAG GTTCAAGCCCAAGTGATCCAAGAGACCATCGTGCCCAAAGAGCCCCCTCCCGAGTTCGAGTTCATTGCAGACCCCCCCTCCATCTCAGCCTTCGACCTGGACGTGGTGAAGCTGACGGCTCAGTTTGTGGCCAGGAATGGGCGCCAGTTTCTGACCCAGCTGATGCAGAAAGAGCAGCGCAACTACCAGTTTGACTTCCTTCGCCCGCAACACAGCCTTTTCAACTACTTTACGAAGCTGGTGGAACAGTATACCAAG ATCTTGATTCCACCCAAAGGCTTATTTACCAAGctcaagaaagaggcagagaaccCCCGGGAAGTTTTGGACCAG GTATGTTATCGAGTGGAGTGGGCCAAGTTTCAGGAGCgtgagaggaagaaggaagaggaggagaaggaaaaggaacggGTGGCCTATGCTCAGATTGACTGGCATGATTTTGTGGTGGTGGAAACAGTGGACTTCCAACCCAATGAGCAAG GgaacttccctccccccaccaccccagagGAGCTGGGGGCCCGAATCCTCATTCAGGAGCGCTACGAGAAGTTTGGGGAGAGTGAGGAGGTCGAGATGGAGGTCGAGTCTGATGAGGAGGACGAGAAACAGGAGAAGGCGGAGGAGCCTCCGTCCCAGCTGGACCAGGACACCCAAGTGCAAGACATGGATGAG GGTTCAGATGATGAAGAAGAAGGGCAGAAAGTGCCCCCACCTCCAGAGACACCCATGCCACCGCCTCTGCCCCCAACTCCAGACCAGGTCATTGTCCGGAAGGACTATGACCCAAAAG CTTCCAAGCCCCTGCCTCCAGCCCCTGCTCCAGATGAATATCTCGTGTCCCCCATCACTGGGGAGAAGATCCCTGCCAGCAAAATGCAGGAACACATGCGCATTGGGCTTCTTGACCCCCGTTGGCTGGAGCAGCGAGATCGCTCCATTCGTGAGAAGCAGAGTGATGATGAGGTGTACGCACCAG GCCTGGATATTGAGAGCAGCTTGAAACAGCTGGCTGAGCGGCGTACCGACATCTTTGGCGTAGAGGAAACGGCCATTGGTAAGAAGATTGGCGAGGAGGAGAtccagaagccagaggaaaag GTGACCTGGGATGGTCATTCCGGCAGCATGGCCCGGACCCAGCAGGCTGCCCAGGCCAATATCACCCTCCAGGAGCAGATCGAGGCCATCCACAAGGCTAAGGGCTTGGTGCCAGAAGATGATACCAAGGAGAAGATTGGCCCCAGCAAGCCCAATGAAATCCCCCAGCAGCCACCACCTCCGTCTTCAGCCACCAACATCCCCagctcagccccacccattacCTCGGTGCCCCGGCCACCCGCG ATGCCACCTCCTGTCCGTACCACAGTTGTGTCTGCAGTACCCGTCATGCCCCGGCCCCCGATGGCATCAGTGGTCCGACTGCCCCCAGGCTCGGTGATCGCCCCCATGCCACCGATCATCCACGCGCCCAGGATCAACGTGGTGCCCATGCCTCCCTCGGCCCCTCCTATCATGGCACCCCGCCCACCACCCATGATTGTGCCGACAG CTTTCGTGCCCGCACCGCCTGTGGCACCCGTCCCAGCTCCAGCCCCTATGCCGCCtgtccaccccccacctcccatgGAAGATGAGCCTGCCTCCAAGAAACTGAAGACCGAGGACAGCCTCATGCCAGAGGAGGAGTTTCTGCGCAGAAACAAG GGTCCAGTGTCCATCAAAGTCCAGGTGCCCAACATGCAGGATAAGACGGAATGGAAGCTGAATGGACAGGTGCTGGTCTTCACCCTCCCACTCACAGACCAG GTCTCTGTCATCAAGGTGAAGATTCACGAAGCCACGGGCATGCCAGCAGGGAAACAGAAGCTGCAGTATGAG GGCATTTTCATCAAGGATTCCAACTCGCTGGCTTACTACAACATGGCTAATGGTGCCATCATCCACCTGGCGCTCAAAGAGAGAGGCGGGAGGAAGAAGTAG